DNA from Elaeis guineensis isolate ETL-2024a chromosome 2, EG11, whole genome shotgun sequence:
GAGGGAAAAGTTAGTGATCCATTTGAGAGTCAGTTGAGGATACCCAGAAATGATAGTCAGAGGGACAAACGGTTTGATCCATTCAAGACATGGTCTGGAAAGCTTGAAAGGCAATTATCAAATTTACGTGGAAAGCCACAGGAACCAGATTTGGAAGCTGCTAATGATTGCCATAGTGCCGAAAATGAGACCGTGCCTGCTGTTGATCGCTACTTCGATGCCTTAGAAGGACCTGAATTAGACACTTTAAGGGTATGAAGTCTGTTGGCTATAGAATATACTGCTGCTTCTATTGTTTCTCTATTAGATGTCTGTTCCATATGTGCCAGGATTTCACCGTTAGCAATATATATCTTCCAAAAAACAATCACTGTAGGTTATAAGAAACCATCTCGTATTGCATAATGTCTGAATCTAAACATTTTTCAAGATAATGGGATATGCTAGCATGTTGAAGTTGTTAGATATCATTATATTGCAGCATTATTCATCACTTTTCACTTACTGCAGGCAACAGAGGTGTCGGTTCTTCCTGAAGACAAGAAGTGGCCTTTCCTTCTTCGTTTCCCAATTTCTTCTTTTGGTATGTGCCTTGGTGTGAGCAGCCAAGCTATCTTGTGGAAGACCTTAGCCAtatctccatctatgagtttcctACATGTAAGCTTGACTGTCAACCTCGTACTCTGGTGCATCTCTCTTGCACTGATGGCAACTATATTCCTCATTTACTTTTTGAAAATCATCTTCTTCTTTGAAGCGGTTCGAAGGGAATACCATCACCCAATCCGTGTCAATTTCTTCTTTGCTCCTTGGATAGCTTGTCTTTTCTTGGTACTTGGTCTCCCACCATCAGTTACAGTTAATGTTCATGCTGCTATCTGGTATGTTCTAATGGCTCCTATCTTTTGCCTTGAGCTCAAAATTTATGGTCAATGGATGTCTGGGGGCCAACGAAGGCTCTCAAAGGTGGCAAATCCATCAAACCATTTATCAATCGTGGGAAACTTTGTGGGTGCATTGCTCGGCGCATCAATGGGACTTAAAGAAGGGCCTATTTTCTTTTTTGCTGTTGGATTAGCTCACTATACAGTACTTTTCGTAACTCTGTACCAGAGGCTTCCTACAAATGCAACACTCCCGAAGGAGCTTCATCCAGTATTTTTCTTATTTGTAGCAGCACCCAGTGTTGCTTGCATGGCGTGGGCAAAGATTCATGGGGACTTTGACTATGGGTCAAGGATAGCTTACTTCATTGCCATGTTCCTCTATGCTTCTCTGGTTAGTCTCACGTTGTGCATTCCTTGTGACGCATGCATGTCAGTGCATTATTATTTTCCTTTAGAATTATGTTGGTTCATTTGCAGTAAAAAGCTTAATATGGAATGACTATACATTATCCCTTCTGATTAAGATCAGAATTAGGTTTTAAAGGATTTAAATGAAGTTCATTTTAACTTTAAGACTAAATATGTGGAGTCTTTAACCATGATTCTGGGCCATGGCTTGGGAATTATGTAGCAGACAATGCTTTATGCTTTGGTTCCACTAGTCCAAAAGACAAATTATTCTTAATAAATCTGCATAGCAAGCCAATGCATTTGTCGAAATTATTAGTATTGATTTCTTTGAAGATTGTTATCTAACTGTTTTGCTTATCATCTTGTGTATATGCAGGCCGTGCGAATTAATTTTTTCCGAGGTTTCaggtatctctctctctctctctctcttaagaatTTGCTTTGGTTTTTTACTGCCTTCTATCCTCTATTTTGTGGTTTCTTACATTCTTTTGTTTCATTAGGTTCTCACTGGCATGGTGGGCATATACGTTTCCAATGACCGGTGCTGCAGTTGCAACCATCAAGTACTCAATGGAAGTGACAAATGTATTAACTCAGTCACTTTCTGTTGGGCTCTCCGCAATCTCTACCTTCACAGTAACAGCTCTGCTGGTGTCCACCATTATTCATGCTTTTATCCTCCATGACCTCTTTCCCAATGACATCTCTATTGCTATCACACAGAAGAGACCAAAGTTCAGTAAGAAGCTTGCACATCTGAGGTCAGCAAGCTCAGACATGAAAGACATAGAAGCATCTCTTCCCAAAAACAATCCAGAGCTAGAGCTTTGAATTTTTTGGCATATTCACACTTTCGGTGCATTATGTTCTGTCGGATCCTTATCTGCCACAAGTGAATTAAAGATCTGAAAAAATGTTCTGCTACTCTGTTATATGAACCATGTGCAGATAATCTGGAGATGAAGACAGTATCATGAGCACTCTGTATAGGATAGAATTTGTTCATTAAAGAAGTGTGTTTATTTGTTGGTTCAAGTAAGTCTTATAGTCGGCTCCTGTCATTGTATGACTTTGGTAAATTAGTCAATGTATGTTCTCTAAGTCTATGGAGAAACGTATGAACTTTTCTCCACCATCTGTCCTTGGTTGGTGGGCGTTCATTTGTTGTCTATTATTGAAGAGTTGAACTTTATCATCAGACATCGTCAAGGCCGTGTGAGTTAATCGCATGATGTATCATCTACTAGAATTACATGAAATTTATTCATTATTCCTTCTTTAGTTGAATCCCCTTTTCAAGATTTCTGGTTCGTTCTGGGAGTTATAATTTGTCCCAAAAAACCGGCTTATATTGTATTTGCATCATGAATATAATGCTATGATCTTAAATTTGTTTGATGCCTTCACGAATGGCTTGGGTTGAAATTCAGAGGAGAATTCTCACAACGTCAATTGAGATGGCATAGCAGTTTGGATGGTAGAATCGCCTTGAAATCAATGGGTATTTGGATATTGCTGCACGGCTCTTGGTGTGATTGAAGATATTTCTCTTATTGTCGTCATATGATTTCTTTGAATGTTATGTACGTCAGGTATGTTTGGCTATTGCTGCACGGCACTTGGTATGATATAAGATATTTCTCTTACTGCTGTCATATAGTTTCGGTTTGAATGTTGTGCTATACAACCTAAAGATTTATGTAATCTTCTTGCTGGTTTGTTTCGTTTAAGGCTCAATTCTAATTTACCGTTCATCTACTCAAAATGAAAATTACTGTAAACAAAACATAAGCTGCATCCAATTGGTTACAGGCTCGCAATTTGTTGATATGCACAATCTACTAATGATCTTTCAGTGACTTCTTGTTTGCATATAGCCAGGACTACAACATGTTGTGCAACCTTCATATGATTACTTTTTCAATTGATGTAACATGATCGATCAACAACACTGGAAAAACACCATGAATCATCCTTCCAATGTTTCAAGTATGCtctaaattaatacaaaatttcagTGACCATCTGAATGTTATGATACAGtgtcatcttttgtagaacatggATGACAATTGACATCAAAACTCATAACTTTACTCCTGCTTTCAAATGTGATGCTGAGATCCGAACTCCCGGCCGAAAGTGCGAAACAAGCGTTCTTGGTCTGCAGAGCATGAGAAAGCCACTCATTCTCAAAGGTAAGACAGAAAATATGAGAGGTGCTTGAGCAATGCCTGGTATCAGTGCTGGAAGGGAACAAACTGGTGAAAAAACATTAGGAGGCAAAGTGGAGAGTAGGAACACATCTTTTATTGTCTTTGCTCCCCTTTTCCTCATCCTCCCATGTGACCCTTTTGTTCCCAACTTCAACCACATCTCCTACCAGCCTCTAGTTGTGGACCTTATGTCAAAGCTCCTAATGAATGTTCTCATCATTTTCGGGCGACAATGAACCGGTTGGAAGACTACAGTGCGGTTCACTGTCAACCTCAGACATTGGATTGAGGACATGGTAATGACCTTTTGTTCTGAAAGTTGGGACCATGAGACCACTCATCTTGATTCTTATTAGGCTAGCCCAGCCTGATCCAGACTCGCATGTAGTTGGGGACCCCTTCACCTCCACAGTCATCCTTTCTGCCTTTTGTATTCACATCTCAATTCTATTTGCCTTTATATGGAAATTTATGTGGCAAAATActctgtttttatttttattttttgcaaagcAACTCATTATTATTATTGGTGTAGACATGATCTATTCTGGAATTTACTGTGCTGTATCTCCGCCCTTATGACTGTCATAGGAACAATTGTGTTAAACTGCATTATGTATATATTTCCATTACAAATACTCATGCATCTATGACCAAATATATGCATTGTTTATGGGCATAAGAATCCAGCAAGGTCTATGATGAATTGTTTTTCGTGCACATATTCTTTTCGCAAAGGTGATTTTTTTAGAGAACATCAAAATAGTGGATTGTTCTGCAAAATCACAATTTTGTTAGCAAAATAGCTTTGTACATTCTTCTTCATTGATGATCATCACAGCTTGGAGCCACTGTCTTAATCCCATCAAGAACCTATAGGAGTCATTTCACTataaagatctaatctttgaAATGTTTCTCCCAGACATGTGAACTAATTTGTGTTTCTCTTCTGAATTTGTGGTTGGtgcctctctctccttttttttggttgttatcTGTCACGAGCCCTGCAGGGGTGGCATCAAACAAATTTGTTGCTTTCTTACAATGAAGAATGAGACAGCAGCTCGGATTAGTTTAAAGCCAATGATAGCTAAAGCAGCAATATATCTTCTGTTTTCCCAGTGTATGCATGGTTGAAGACAGGAGGAACATTTCAAACCCTTGGGCCCAAACCAATGAACATGATACAAATGAGAATAAAAGGCTTACCCCCTACGGTCCACATAAACAAGGACACACTAATCTTATACCATTAAACTTGACCAGCAACCCAAAATTAACCAGTAGCTGGCCCATTATCATGCTTAAAATGGTCATTTTGAGGGATATTAGTCATCACTGTAGATTGAGATAAATACAAAATTTCAACGAGATGAGCTTTAGTCATACATAACTCATGAATGATCATTCAAAGACAGAATCAAAAAAATATGCGCCAATCATGAACTACAATAAGAAAGAACAGAATAGCTATAAAATATTCCTGATTTTGTACCCCAGTGATATAAATCACATTAATCCATTCATCCTATTGATCCTAGCCTCTAGTCTTATaactgttggctagatttttgTGATCCGGTCTTCCACTATATACTGTAACTTGATGTGGAATTCACTAGATTGAGCATCCTATGGATCCTCTGGTAACCATTTAAAACATCTTTAAAAAGCCCTCTATGATCTCTAGCCTGTCAATAGAGTGCTATAGAATTTTGTATGGAAATTCTTTGTAACATATATCAGATTCTCAGTTCTTCAGGGTTTTGTATAAAGGTCCACTCACAAATAGTAATAGCCAAAGCACAGAGACAGAGAGAGATAGATATCCATACTATCACTGGAAATTTTCTTAAGAATAAAAACAAGAAGCTTTGGTCCCTCAATAGCTCATCATCTACAAACCCTTTTAGCTAACCAACATTGTAGGAAGCACAAGCGACAAACATACGCATGCAGCAGGTGATATCCAGCAGAGATTCTTCTTTTCTCAGCATCCGCTTAGGCGGCCTTCTTCTGTAATGGTCCCTGTTATACGAGAAACCAAATCCCATAAGAAAGAAGCAATCTATAATTAAGGAAAACAAATATGCACGATACTACTAAGTTTTAAGCATGATCTCATCAAGCTAACAGTCTCAAAGACTCACCAAACGAATTTTTGCAATGGAGAACGGCATCATTTATAGCATTCTGAGTTCCCATATCAAACGTTCTCCTGCCATGACAATACTTGAAGCTCGATAAAGCATCGCTGGTCCTCGAGGATGCTCCGATCGATTCGACGCGGCTTCGACTCGAGCCTGCCCTCCTGATCAATTTCAATCCCTTGAACTTCCTGTAGAGAGGCATTAGAAAACTCAAGTACCTTTGGATGAACTTCTTTGAGGACTTCGTGCAGCCCCCCAAGAAATGTAGCTTGGCGTTGCTGCCTCTGGAGAACATGCTCTTGGATGATCTCGAGGATGATGAAGTCGGCACTCCTTGCACCGGACCACAAAGTGATGAAGAATTCAAAGCAACAGGACTACTTGGGACGGTGTAGAAGTAGCGAGAACCGAACCGGTTGCTCCCAGAGAGCAGTGACTTGGATGAATCTAGTGAGAGAGATCTGATCAAAACCGAGTTCATGGAGGAGTTGGAGGCGATTTCGTTTTTTCGTGAGGTGATGAGATGGAGTGGCAGAAGCAGGCCATCGGAGAAGATCTGGTCGGCGTGGACGAGGGCTGGAGATTGGGAGCTTGGGAGAGTGAAGTCGAAGTCAAGGGAGTCGTCCTTCCAACGCATGGAGATCAGCTTAGGGTCCATCTCGATGAAGGAGCCACCGTCCTGGGTGTCGAGAGAGAAGCGAAGGCCATCATCAAGAGAGTCGAAAGAGGGGTTAAGGTTCAGCAGCCAGCTATAGGAGAAGCTGTCCATGGAGAGCTGGTGCTGTGAGGGCTCCATGGGAGCTACAATGCCAAGGTTTGGAGGTGGTGGTGTCATGTGAACGGAATGATATACTAGgaggggagagaggaagaaaTATCACGCTATGATGGGTCGGTACAAAGATGCCGCCATCCAATGACATGTCGATCTATCTAATGACCATGATGCCCCACTCTTAAATGCAAATGTGGAAGATTTagaatttagatttattttctcaatctgatttaatcaattttttttattatatatttaattttatattgatcaTACATTGGATAGATATTCGATCTTTTAATACTTTCCgactaatttatttaaataaatttatgaattattttaaatagtaATATAGCAAGCTGGGCCAGATGCATTTGGAGATGCCGCATGGGATTATGTATTAATGATGCATGATGTTTATGGTTGGATATGTAGTTTTTGTGAATGAATTTTGAATTGTTCAAATATTCAGTAATTAATCTAATAGTTATTtaatatataatcaaaaatttttatgagtcaattattttttatctataatttttattaatatatttgttggacttatttattatatttatattatttatattattttttttattttttaatttaaatattttaatttatttaaattattaaaaaaattaaattaattattgtATTTTTTTATTACTACGATAATGATGATAACTGTGATAAAGATGGTGGCAAGAATCgtagcaaaaattatttttattgaagaaaaaaaaaaaaaaaaaggatggaaaCTGTCTGCCGTCTTTCCTTTTATGAGACATGGTAACAATAATTGATCAAGGACTCCAGAAATATATGCTATaggagatggtttttgggttaAAAGAAGGAGGATGTTTTCCTTACGTAATGTGTCCTGTGCAATTTTCTGTGAAGAAGCCCAACTTTTGATAAGCTTCTGTTGTGGGAATTGTGTGGgatgctttaattttttttaatttaggagGACGTAGACAGCAACAACAAGAAAAAAGATCTGAAAAATCCTTCATTTCActgataaaattaaaaatgaggATGATTATGACATGTAGCTTTTCTGTGTTACAAAATGTAGCATGGTCAACTTTCATGAATAAATGAAATGGTCATAAATCATATGCTATGCCGCTGCCAGAATTTATCTAGAAATATTCACTTCAAAAGATTAAGGTCCAGAAACACTTTCATGGGATAAAAATAATCAATGATTGGAGACCGATAACCATTTCCAACTACTAAGATTCATTCAAGCTTTGCCCTTGATATGCTTATTTGGATTGATCAAAAGAAACAAAGAAGGGAATTTTAGGTCCATCATTGTACTCCACATAGGTCTTTTGAAAGCTTGTGTTAAATACAGCCATCTTTTGGACAAGATTCTTGAGATATGCTTAAACTAATCGACCAAGCTTAGATTTATTAATCTATATCAATGATTTTGGTGGGTAGAATAGAGTTCTTTTATACCCATGGACTCACTATTGATGCTAATGTCTTAACCACTAGTACAAAAGGCTCAACACAAAACAGttgtatatattttgatattttattccAACCATACCTTAAAAATACCACCATATCCTAATCTTAAGTTTAGAAAAATTTCAATGAGCTATTCTCTTGCACTTGCTTCTCCTTACTGAAATAATATTGAAGGGAAATAGTACATGAGACATGGATATATGTGTCAAGTAGCAACACGAGatatcatatagatatctttaagtaggCCCATCGAGGAGTTTCTATTGATTTCATTTGGTTGTAAAGAGGAGGACGGCAGCCATCTTGATTCGCTGCCTTTTTCTTTCTACTTTAGTATTAGACAAGTTCATACTAAAAAATTTGCTCCTCAAATATACTAGGTTGGATATAATATTAGATGAAGAAGCATGCTTCGATTTCCAAGTAGTGTTCATTCTGGCTTGGAAACAAGCTTTTTATCTTACCATAAAACACTATACGGACAAGCACATCTAGAGAAATGAATGCAGAAGAGAGGGGCAAACAATAGTGCAAGATACAGTGCAAGTGTGCATCTAACCCTACAATGATTGTGCTTCATGAAAATCTTACATATTTatatagaatcaaaaaatttGCATAACATCTGGATAGTCACTATCAATAAAGTCCcaaatttttataaatagtatCGGAGCATATCTATTCATAGACCACAGGTGTATAATGATTTTATTTGATTAGATGTGAATCCTTATTTGGATGAGGATGTGCTTCCATTTGGATGAGGATATGGAACCTTATTTGGATGGATCCAAAAAAACATTATATTTCATTTCCATAAATTTCTttcattttatatttgatatactAAACAAGATGCAAAAATATCCTCGGAAACCAAATAAACCTACTCTTTTTGTACTCTAAAGAGAAGAAGATTATTCTTTTTTGCtgacaataaaaaaaaagattatcaattattattatttttttgagaagaagatCATTAATATTAAAATGCATGCCGACTAAGATgaccactttttttttttgtctgatgAAAGACTAAGATGACCACTTAAGTCATATGACTGTCCTTGAAGATAGAGACATGTTCCTGCCGTCTCTGCATCACGTTGTAATTGCCCATTTGGAATGCGCTGAGACCCTTATTGTCGATTTTGGGAAATTTATCATGCTTAAACGCGACCATGCTGTCCATACCACGTCAACTTTGAATcctgttttatcaaaaaaaaaaaaaaggaaaaactttGAATACTGTTGCTTAGGCGAGTAGAATAACTCAGCTCAACTAGAAACGTCTATGAAAGCTTAAACAATTTCCCCTAAAAATTTGTGTATGGCCGGCTCTCCAACATTAACAGGTAAAAGAAAGGGGACGAGGCGGAAAAAAGGGAATCAAATGGCTTACCTGAGATTCCATGAACCTCGCTGCAGTGTTAGAAAATAATCGTTGATTTCAGCTATGGACAGGCGATTTGAGCTCTCTCTCCTTGCTGCCGAGGGTTAGAAATGAGCATGCTGTGCTGCGATGCCATGGCGTGACCGGTCCATTTAGCTTTAATGTTGCGGCAGCTGCTGTCATCTCTGCACATTGGGCTGAGTTATCTTAGGAGAAGTTATATCCTACTATAGGTGGCAATTTATGATTGGACCCTCCATCGGATCCACAAATGTTCCACTTCAAGCATATTTGGATTTGAAGACATAAACGGATTTGCATCATAAACCCGTTTATTAAATATATtggatttagatttaaatctttgATCTGCTAATCTGTTTTGACCTATTTGATAATTGGATCGACCATTATCCAACTCACTTAACCTATTTAAAACATATTCAACCTATTTACATTTGTTTAACTTGTTTCTTACTTATTTAATCCGATTTGTTaacttgtttaacctatttaatctaacTTAACTAGTTTACTAAATGGATCATGTGGATTAGATcgaattatctatttaataaacaaatcaggtttagatctaaatttttgatctttTTAATAAATGGATCAAGTTCGAATTGACAAAGTTTTGACTTATCTTGCATCTGACCCAACCTATATTTAATCCTATTCAATCTGATTACCATCTCTATATCCTACACCTAGTGCACCCCATCAATGATATATCATGCCAATCAGATTAATCATTTTTATGGATCCCATTTATCATATGGCTTATTTCGAATTGCCGTCTCCCTCACATTTTCTCGAATTGTTCCTATGGTGCACCATGTCGTGTAGAACATAATTTCTCACATTTGAAGGGGTTGGACCAGATCAAACTATAACTTTGTATGCTAGTAGTTTCGTGAGCTCACTCGCATAGTTATCGTAGTAACTTTGATAATTTTTACGTGGCGAACAAAACACTACGTTGAAGCACCACAAACGAAATTTTGTAGCAGGAAATAAGTATTACGTTGATTTCTTCGTTGTCTCTAAATAAATCCACAAGAAATAGGTACCGTATGGCAATCGAATGCATTGGCCTATTTTTTTTGGGGATGTTTCGGACTTCAAAGATTGGGAAGAGGTATGTTGGCCCAACGGCGAGATGGACCGTTTCTAAACGAAACCCGCTTCAATATGGGCCGAAAACCAAACCCCCTCTGGCCCACTTTGTCTACCGGCTGCAGTATGTCACTCACATGATGTCCATAAACTGCAGCAGCTTGACTAATGGATAcaatttctaattaaatttttcCGAAGAAGAATTTTTAGTTAATTAAttgttaattttaaatctatgttctcgcaaatatttaaatatttattagatttacCTGAAGATTGTTTTAAATGTGATTACATAGTTGGTAGGTGAATTATAATTCCAAATTTGGTAATGATGTGTTTTCTAAAAGGCTTTTTTATTACATTAAATGCCATAAATCGAACAAATTCCTCATTGCAAGTTCCTTTTCACAATCCTATAGTAACCACtgtatattaattttttgaattgttcCCATCTATCATTTGGACTTGAGCATGGTGTATCCATGTTTTTAAGTACTCTCCTGGATCTGATATGTTTAAATAAATTGTTGGTTTAAAAaagattttgttttttttttttggttgcatAGCGCATGGACTTACAAATAAACTTACAACTCATATAAGACAAGTATACATATATCCAATGGAATCAAAATATCATCCATCTCCAAGCTCCAGTGGAAATGACTACTAGAAGTCTAGTGGCAGGCAGAAGTATGGTGAGCCCCCTGCCAAGCTACTCAATCAGCGGGTCTACTCCTCTCACTGAATACTCGAGATGCATGAACGTGATAGCTAACAAGACACATACCAAAGCTCCAAAAGTAATGGGTGAACGTCTGAGAGTAAGGTTGGGGCAGCTTGTCCACCGTCTAAGCAAGATTGGCATTTCAATCCTGTGAGTTTCTTGGGCACACAAATATCAATCTTACAAAAACAAGATTTTACGTTATTAATGATATTGTGAAGATAGAAGAAGGTATTATTTCCCTACTTGTCGTAGCTGAACTTCGAGGTCAAACTATGATCACTAAAGCCGTGGTAAACACTAAGGTTGGTGAGGCTGCTGCTGCTCCTCAATTGATTGCTGGATTTGAAACAGTCTTCTTGTTGGTGTTTTTGTGATGGAGACTCTAATTCTCAAATCAACCGGAATTCAGAAAATGATAGGAGGGAGAAAGAGATAGGAGACAGAATGAAAGCGATAGAATGATCTACTTGAAGGTCAGGGAGATCGATAGCCATTTTTGAGATGAGTGAAATATGCGGTAACTGCAAAACAACGACTAGTTCATGATTGAATAGATCGGTTATCCCTACACTAATATTCTTAGATTAGTACAATTATTCTTTCAATTTGTCTATATCTTAAATGATAAGATCGAACATATTCAGATGGTTTTACTTTGATCATTATCGAGGTCAATCGAAATATCCTTCACATCACTACTAGTTGTCAATAAGGGATCATCAATAGTGGTCAACAGCGAGCAAATAATATAGATAAATAACTATATTTTTATTTagtatttagaaaaaataaagcCTCGTCGAGAAGCTCTGATGGAAACTATATTCGGCGGCACTCCACCCAACCAATTTATGGAGGTGATGACATGTGTCCAACCAAAAGATACCAGCAAAATTTCTTGCTCCTTGCTAAAacaacttgcattttgattactttCATGATAAATGCTTGGCACTTGGGCGGCCTGTAGATGTAGCAGCCATTATGTAAGAAGAAAATTGTTTCTTAAAAtgtttgataaatatattttgaagCTTTATAAATGTGATAATTCATAATTGATAACTAAGGGCTTGGTTGGGGTCATGAGAGGTTGGATGGACGATATTGGAAAGATGAATTGCTTCCGTCCATCGTTTAGTTTAAAAAATtgtaaaaaatatggatgaaaagAAGAGGCTATTCATCCACCCTAACTTACCAATCTGCATTCTCCCAAattggaaggatggaagaaaggatgaatgaaatattgatggatagatttttatattaacaaaattatttcttattatttttttgacaaaactataatatttcttcactttttatttatattatttatatatactattaaattttattactaattattttatttttagtacataattttgattaaataattaaaaatatcctctatttttctatttttatttattatttttaattaactatttata
Protein-coding regions in this window:
- the LOC105041757 gene encoding S-type anion channel SLAH2-like isoform X2, translating into MELSHQMENKDLQVQLSTKQGFPEELPSLLKCITSQTIAGFDSVECGGMNYQTQLVTIPNPQEDATAGKGLEAAELHGQVNVIFGPPPSSPVEATDCHEPHAISVSMPASPSGLHIVQAKKVLFIDKAGPTAIDGQPNQPSDSDSINSRQPQQGKFHSQPISAGNSCGKPTEGKVSDPFESQLRIPRNDSQRDKRFDPFKTWSGKLERQLSNLRGKPQEPDLEAANDCHSAENETVPAVDRYFDALEGPELDTLRATEVSVLPEDKKWPFLLRFPISSFGMCLGVSSQAILWKTLAISPSMSFLHVSLTVNLVLWCISLALMATIFLIYFLKIIFFFEAVRREYHHPIRVNFFFAPWIACLFLVLGLPPSVTVNVHAAIWYVLMAPIFCLELKIYGQWMSGGQRRLSKVANPSNHLSIVGNFVGALLGASMGLKEGPIFFFAVGLAHYTVLFVTLYQRLPTNATLPKELHPVFFLFVAAPSVACMAWAKIHGDFDYGSRIAYFIAMFLYASLAVRINFFRGFRFSLAWWAYTFPMTGAAVATIKYSMEVTNVLTQSLSVGLSAISTFTVTALLVSTIIHAFILHDLFPNDISIAITQKRPKFSKKLAHLRSASSDMKDIEASLPKNNPELEL
- the LOC105041757 gene encoding S-type anion channel SLAH2-like isoform X3, producing MENKDLQVQLSTKQGFPEELPSLLKCITSQTIAGFDSVECGGMNYQTQLVTIPNPQEDATAGKGLEAAELHGQVNVIFGPPPSSPVEATDCHEPHAISVSMPASPSGLHIVQAKKVLFIDKAGPTAIDGQPNQPSDSDSINSRQPQQGKFHSQPISAGNSCGKPTEGKVSDPFESQLRIPRNDSQRDKRFDPFKTWSGKLERQLSNLRGKPQEPDLEAANDCHSAENETVPAVDRYFDALEGPELDTLRATEVSVLPEDKKWPFLLRFPISSFGMCLGVSSQAILWKTLAISPSMSFLHVSLTVNLVLWCISLALMATIFLIYFLKIIFFFEAVRREYHHPIRVNFFFAPWIACLFLVLGLPPSVTVNVHAAIWYVLMAPIFCLELKIYGQWMSGGQRRLSKVANPSNHLSIVGNFVGALLGASMGLKEGPIFFFAVGLAHYTVLFVTLYQRLPTNATLPKELHPVFFLFVAAPSVACMAWAKIHGDFDYGSRIAYFIAMFLYASLAVRINFFRGFRFSLAWWAYTFPMTGAAVATIKYSMEVTNVLTQSLSVGLSAISTFTVTALLVSTIIHAFILHDLFPNDISIAITQKRPKFSKKLAHLRSASSDMKDIEASLPKNNPELEL
- the LOC105041757 gene encoding S-type anion channel SLAH2-like isoform X1, which translates into the protein MLVTILEELSHQMENKDLQVQLSTKQGFPEELPSLLKCITSQTIAGFDSVECGGMNYQTQLVTIPNPQEDATAGKGLEAAELHGQVNVIFGPPPSSPVEATDCHEPHAISVSMPASPSGLHIVQAKKVLFIDKAGPTAIDGQPNQPSDSDSINSRQPQQGKFHSQPISAGNSCGKPTEGKVSDPFESQLRIPRNDSQRDKRFDPFKTWSGKLERQLSNLRGKPQEPDLEAANDCHSAENETVPAVDRYFDALEGPELDTLRATEVSVLPEDKKWPFLLRFPISSFGMCLGVSSQAILWKTLAISPSMSFLHVSLTVNLVLWCISLALMATIFLIYFLKIIFFFEAVRREYHHPIRVNFFFAPWIACLFLVLGLPPSVTVNVHAAIWYVLMAPIFCLELKIYGQWMSGGQRRLSKVANPSNHLSIVGNFVGALLGASMGLKEGPIFFFAVGLAHYTVLFVTLYQRLPTNATLPKELHPVFFLFVAAPSVACMAWAKIHGDFDYGSRIAYFIAMFLYASLAVRINFFRGFRFSLAWWAYTFPMTGAAVATIKYSMEVTNVLTQSLSVGLSAISTFTVTALLVSTIIHAFILHDLFPNDISIAITQKRPKFSKKLAHLRSASSDMKDIEASLPKNNPELEL
- the LOC105041757 gene encoding S-type anion channel SLAH2-like isoform X5, whose product is MLLCLDEVASIGIIWAPICCKGLEAAELHGQVNVIFGPPPSSPVEATDCHEPHAISVSMPASPSGLHIVQAKKVLFIDKAGPTAIDGQPNQPSDSDSINSRQPQQGKFHSQPISAGNSCGKPTEGKVSDPFESQLRIPRNDSQRDKRFDPFKTWSGKLERQLSNLRGKPQEPDLEAANDCHSAENETVPAVDRYFDALEGPELDTLRATEVSVLPEDKKWPFLLRFPISSFGMCLGVSSQAILWKTLAISPSMSFLHVSLTVNLVLWCISLALMATIFLIYFLKIIFFFEAVRREYHHPIRVNFFFAPWIACLFLVLGLPPSVTVNVHAAIWYVLMAPIFCLELKIYGQWMSGGQRRLSKVANPSNHLSIVGNFVGALLGASMGLKEGPIFFFAVGLAHYTVLFVTLYQRLPTNATLPKELHPVFFLFVAAPSVACMAWAKIHGDFDYGSRIAYFIAMFLYASLAVRINFFRGFRFSLAWWAYTFPMTGAAVATIKYSMEVTNVLTQSLSVGLSAISTFTVTALLVSTIIHAFILHDLFPNDISIAITQKRPKFSKKLAHLRSASSDMKDIEASLPKNNPELEL